Proteins from a genomic interval of Quercus lobata isolate SW786 chromosome 11, ValleyOak3.0 Primary Assembly, whole genome shotgun sequence:
- the LOC115966924 gene encoding uncharacterized protein LOC115966924 — MSVTRLLAEDANLEPKRPRTEIQSIMRFSDQDKIETIQPHDDTLVVTLKIKGYDVRRVLVDQGSGAEIMYPDLYKGLNLRPEDLIFYNPPLVSFDGKTVILRGMIRLPVQASSEVVEVNFIVVDAYSPNMAIVARPWLHALEAVSSTLYQKVKVPSGGRIEEIVGSQSTAKHCLVAVILHQPEVESSTSAGGGL, encoded by the coding sequence ATGTCTGTTACTCGGCTACTTGCCGAGGATGCTAATTTGGAGCCAAAGAGGCCTAGAACAGAAATCCAATCGATTATGCGCTTCTCGGACCAAGATAAGATCGAAACCATCCAACCCCACGATGATACTTTGGTGGTTACACTCAAGATTAAGGGCTACGATGTGAGGAGGGTGTTGGTAGACCAGGGCAGTGGTGCTGAGATTATGTACCCCGACCTGTATAAGGGGCTAAATTTGAGGCCTGAGGACCTAATATTCTACAATCCCCCTCTGGTGAGTTTTGATGGGAAGACTGTCATCTTGAGGGGTATGATAAGACTACCCGTGCAAGCTAGTtcagaggtggtggaggtaaaTTTCATCGTGGTGGATGCTTATTCCCCCAACATGGCCATTGTAGCTAGACCCTGGCTTCATGCCCTGGAGGCCGTCTCTTCCACTCTGTACCAGAAGGTGAAAGTTCCGTCGGGGGGTCGCATTGAAGAAATCGTGGGGAGTCAATCCACAGCCAAGCATTGCCTAGTGGCTGTCATCTTACATCAACCTGAAGTTGAGTCCTCAACCTCTGCTGGAgggggcttatag